A single window of Microbispora hainanensis DNA harbors:
- a CDS encoding TIGR02569 family protein: MSDDLPLDVRAAFGVPSGPARLLPGGGGTCWQAGELVLKPAPRPAVASWLAEVFADLRGPGFRVPRPVRAADGSWVAGGWAAWTVVEGEPDPVTRWPELVAAGRAFHAALAGVPAPSWLGRGRNRWAVAERVAWDQAEVEPAPELSDLVEALRAATRPVRLPSQLVHCDIAGNVLFADGQPPAVIDFSPSWRPTGYALAVAAVDLLAWSAAPPGILDELDGEDDIDQLLLRALIWRLVTESLGRPDPDSRQAVRRANEPVVELLLSRVSGRPMTTGPATDADIAASVGRALGCEITGLRPVTGGHSVARIADRADDGSVFVKAAAPAELVVESAVYEALGDHPFLPRLLASTREPMPMLVLEMLEQDHWVREWTAPLVAATRKLLHEVHTLPAPSGVPVLREMANPWEAIAADPARLLRMGVCSRRWLAEHLDTLHAAAAEAPVEGDSLIHRDVRAANLWWHDGRLVLADWASAAISDPWLDHHLWLVALHAEGGPAPDTDQGPHATAHAALIAGQQPLLSPARDANPALFDQRRRHLTVALSWAARLLHIPPPQPPA, translated from the coding sequence GTGTCCGATGATCTCCCGCTGGACGTACGCGCGGCATTCGGGGTTCCGTCCGGCCCCGCGCGGCTGTTGCCCGGAGGTGGCGGCACCTGCTGGCAGGCGGGTGAGCTGGTGCTCAAGCCCGCCCCGCGTCCGGCGGTGGCGTCATGGCTGGCCGAGGTGTTCGCCGATCTGCGCGGTCCGGGTTTCCGGGTGCCCCGGCCCGTACGCGCGGCCGACGGCTCATGGGTCGCCGGCGGATGGGCGGCGTGGACCGTTGTCGAGGGCGAACCCGATCCCGTGACGCGCTGGCCGGAGCTCGTCGCGGCCGGCCGGGCCTTCCACGCGGCCCTCGCCGGCGTCCCCGCCCCGAGCTGGCTGGGGCGCGGCAGAAACCGCTGGGCGGTGGCCGAGCGGGTGGCATGGGACCAGGCCGAGGTCGAGCCGGCGCCGGAACTGTCGGATCTGGTGGAGGCCCTGCGCGCCGCCACCCGGCCGGTACGGCTGCCCAGCCAGCTCGTGCACTGTGACATCGCGGGCAACGTGCTGTTCGCGGATGGGCAGCCGCCCGCGGTCATCGACTTCTCACCCAGCTGGCGACCAACGGGCTACGCCTTGGCGGTCGCCGCCGTGGACCTGCTGGCCTGGTCGGCCGCACCGCCCGGCATCCTCGACGAACTGGACGGCGAGGACGACATCGACCAACTGCTGCTGCGCGCCCTGATATGGCGCCTGGTCACCGAGTCGCTCGGCCGGCCGGACCCGGACAGCAGGCAGGCGGTCCGCCGCGCCAACGAACCGGTGGTCGAACTGCTGCTGTCACGCGTGTCCGGCCGGCCCATGACCACCGGACCGGCAACCGACGCCGACATCGCCGCCTCGGTCGGCCGCGCGCTGGGCTGCGAGATCACTGGTCTGCGACCGGTCACGGGCGGGCATTCCGTGGCGCGAATCGCCGACCGTGCCGATGACGGTTCCGTATTCGTCAAAGCCGCCGCACCCGCCGAACTTGTCGTGGAGTCGGCGGTGTACGAGGCCCTCGGTGACCACCCGTTCCTGCCGCGGCTGCTGGCGAGCACCCGCGAGCCGATGCCGATGCTCGTGCTGGAAATGCTGGAGCAGGACCACTGGGTCCGCGAGTGGACCGCACCCCTGGTCGCGGCCACCAGGAAGCTGCTCCACGAGGTGCACACGCTGCCCGCGCCGTCCGGCGTACCGGTGTTGCGGGAGATGGCCAATCCCTGGGAGGCCATCGCCGCCGACCCGGCCCGCCTGCTGCGCATGGGCGTATGTTCACGCCGGTGGCTGGCCGAACACCTGGACACGCTCCATGCCGCCGCCGCCGAGGCACCCGTCGAGGGGGACAGCCTGATCCACCGTGACGTACGCGCGGCCAACCTCTGGTGGCATGACGGCCGCTTGGTGCTGGCCGACTGGGCGTCGGCGGCGATCAGCGATCCCTGGCTCGACCACCATCTGTGGCTCGTCGCCCTGCACGCCGAAGGCGGCCCCGCACCGGACACCGACCAGGGCCCGCACGCCACGGCCCACGCCGCGCTGATCGCCGGGCAACAACCCCTGCTCTCCCCGGCGCGCGACGCCAACCCGGCCCTGTTCGACCAACGCCGGCGCCACCTCACCGTCGCCCTCTCCTGGGCCGCCCGCCTCCTGCACATCCCACCCCCACAACCACCGGCCTGA
- a CDS encoding peroxiredoxin family protein has translation MTLLNPGDRFPDLDVTLIDGETLRLPDALAGSFGVVLFYRGSWCPYCKAQLRAFQRSLDALGGVEAKVVALSVDDEATTKDLVTTLRLDFPVGHSADPDLLARTTGAFVNDDPRYVQSTGFVLDPAGRVVVSVYSSGAIGRLVPDDVVGLIRYIKEHSPAA, from the coding sequence ATGACGCTGCTCAACCCTGGTGACCGTTTTCCCGATCTGGACGTGACCCTTATCGACGGCGAGACCCTGCGCCTGCCCGACGCGCTGGCCGGAAGCTTCGGCGTCGTGCTCTTCTACCGGGGTTCGTGGTGCCCCTACTGCAAGGCGCAGCTGCGCGCCTTCCAGCGGTCGCTGGACGCCCTGGGCGGTGTCGAGGCCAAGGTGGTGGCCCTGTCGGTGGACGACGAGGCCACGACGAAGGACCTGGTCACCACGCTCCGGCTGGACTTCCCGGTCGGCCACAGCGCCGACCCGGACCTGCTGGCCCGCACGACCGGCGCCTTCGTCAACGACGACCCCCGGTACGTCCAGTCGACCGGCTTCGTGCTCGACCCCGCCGGGCGGGTCGTCGTCAGCGTCTACTCCAGCGGCGCGATCGGCCGCCTCGTGCCCGACGACGTCGTCGGCCTGATCCGCTACATCAAGGAGCACTCGCCCGCCGCCTGA
- a CDS encoding IS256 family transposase, whose protein sequence is MLTVVPDPADGDRRTADAPVSSSLIDEIVREGARRMLAEALKAEVDAYIAQFADQRDDDGRRLVVRNGYHQAREVLTAAGAIEVKAPRVNDRRVDEVTGERKRFSSAILPPWARKTPKITEVLPLLYLHGLSSGDFVPALGQFLGSAAGLSAPVITKLTEQWKAEQRAFADRDLSGVDYVYLWADGVHVNVRLEEHRLCLLVMIGVRADGRKELIALSDGYRESTESWADLLRDCKRRGMRAPVLAVGDGALGFWAALGEVFPQARAQRCWFHKIANVLGAMPKSAQSGAKKALAEIWNAEDKDHALAAVKAFQAAYGAKYGKAVAKVVDDVDELLAFYDFPAEHWVHLRTTNPIESTFATVRHRTKVTKGPGSRAAGLAMAFKLIESAQARWRAVNAPHLVALVRAGATFVNGKLVERPDDQPSPAAA, encoded by the coding sequence GTGCTCACCGTAGTCCCTGACCCCGCTGACGGCGACCGCCGTACCGCAGACGCCCCGGTCTCCTCCTCCCTGATCGACGAGATCGTCCGGGAAGGCGCCCGCAGGATGCTCGCCGAAGCGCTCAAAGCCGAAGTCGACGCCTATATCGCCCAGTTCGCCGATCAGCGTGACGACGATGGGCGCCGTCTGGTCGTGCGTAACGGCTACCACCAGGCGCGCGAGGTGCTCACCGCGGCCGGCGCGATCGAGGTCAAGGCGCCCAGGGTCAACGACAGGCGCGTCGATGAGGTCACCGGCGAGCGCAAGCGCTTCTCCTCGGCGATCCTGCCGCCCTGGGCGCGCAAGACACCGAAGATCACCGAAGTGCTGCCCTTGCTCTACCTGCACGGCCTGTCCTCCGGTGACTTCGTCCCAGCGCTGGGGCAGTTCCTCGGCTCGGCCGCCGGCCTGTCGGCGCCGGTCATCACGAAGCTGACCGAGCAGTGGAAGGCCGAACAGCGCGCCTTCGCCGACCGTGACCTGTCGGGCGTGGACTACGTCTACCTGTGGGCCGACGGGGTGCACGTCAACGTCCGCCTGGAGGAGCACCGTTTGTGCCTGCTGGTGATGATCGGCGTGCGCGCCGACGGCCGCAAGGAGCTCATCGCGCTGTCCGACGGCTACCGCGAGTCGACCGAGTCGTGGGCCGACCTGCTGCGCGACTGCAAACGGCGGGGAATGCGCGCGCCGGTGCTGGCCGTCGGGGACGGCGCACTGGGGTTCTGGGCCGCCCTCGGTGAGGTGTTCCCGCAGGCCAGGGCTCAAAGGTGCTGGTTTCACAAAATCGCCAACGTGCTGGGAGCCATGCCGAAGTCCGCACAGAGCGGCGCGAAGAAGGCGTTGGCGGAGATCTGGAACGCCGAGGACAAAGACCACGCCCTGGCGGCGGTGAAGGCGTTCCAGGCCGCTTACGGGGCCAAGTACGGCAAGGCCGTGGCCAAGGTCGTCGACGACGTGGACGAGTTGCTAGCGTTCTACGACTTCCCAGCCGAGCATTGGGTGCATCTGCGCACGACCAACCCCATCGAGTCGACGTTCGCCACCGTGCGGCACCGCACCAAGGTCACCAAAGGCCCCGGTTCACGGGCGGCCGGGCTGGCCATGGCGTTCAAGCTGATCGAGTCAGCCCAGGCCCGCTGGCGCGCGGTCAACGCCCCCCACCTCGTCGCCCTGGTCCGCGCCGGGGCCACCTTCGTCAACGGCAAGCTCGTCGAACGCCCCGACGATCAGCCCTCACCAGCAGCTGCTTAG
- a CDS encoding peptidase E: protein MPHPRRIVLLGGGFSDDPDTLLDDFVLATTGKQRPKVCFVPTASGDSAGYVDRFYAAFSSRDCLPTHLSLFRREHRDLRALILSQDVVYVGGGNTANLIAVWRLHGLDEVLREAYEAGVLLCGISAGAACWFDACLTDSFGPVSPLLDGLGLIGGSFCPHYDGEADRRPAFLNAVADGSLPGGWALDDGVAALFTDGVLTEAVSRVPGAAVHRVTATADGTAVETAAPVRQLR from the coding sequence ATGCCTCACCCCCGAAGAATCGTCCTGCTCGGCGGCGGCTTCTCCGACGACCCCGACACCCTGCTGGACGACTTCGTCCTCGCGACCACGGGCAAGCAGCGCCCGAAGGTCTGTTTTGTTCCGACGGCCAGTGGCGACTCGGCGGGTTACGTCGACCGCTTCTACGCCGCTTTCTCCTCCCGTGACTGCCTGCCCACTCACCTCTCGCTGTTCCGCCGCGAGCACCGCGACCTGCGCGCCCTGATCCTGTCGCAGGACGTGGTGTACGTCGGGGGCGGCAACACCGCCAACCTGATCGCCGTCTGGCGCCTGCACGGGTTGGACGAGGTGCTGCGCGAGGCGTACGAGGCCGGGGTGCTGCTCTGCGGAATCAGCGCGGGTGCGGCCTGCTGGTTCGACGCCTGCCTCACCGACTCGTTCGGCCCGGTGAGCCCTCTGCTGGACGGTCTGGGACTCATCGGCGGAAGCTTCTGCCCCCACTACGACGGGGAGGCCGACCGGCGGCCTGCCTTCCTGAACGCGGTGGCCGACGGCAGCCTGCCGGGCGGCTGGGCTCTCGATGACGGAGTGGCCGCCCTCTTCACCGACGGAGTCCTCACCGAGGCCGTCTCGCGGGTGCCCGGCGCCGCTGTCCACCGGGTGACCGCCACCGCCGACGGCACTGCCGTGGAAACCGCCGCCCCGGTCCGGCAGCTCCGTTAG
- a CDS encoding winged helix-turn-helix transcriptional regulator, translated as MSQRSYGDGCGAALALDVVGERWALHIVRELVFGPKRFRDLRNALPNASQNVLSQRLRELENEGVVRRVELGPPVSARGYELTDSGRELEPVLIELARWGARRATLGGAEMSTDAFMLLLKVFYRPPAPDTPSLTVRLVAGVDAFDIMATPSGVSVARGGHSQAHATVRADVRTLRALIFTGLTVAEAADAGDVLVTGDTDAAQRFFRLFDKGR; from the coding sequence GTGTCACAGCGAAGCTATGGGGACGGATGCGGCGCCGCCCTGGCGCTCGACGTCGTCGGCGAGCGTTGGGCCCTGCACATCGTGCGGGAGCTGGTCTTCGGCCCGAAGAGGTTTCGCGACCTGCGCAACGCCCTCCCCAACGCCAGCCAGAACGTGCTCAGCCAGCGCCTGCGCGAGCTGGAGAACGAAGGGGTGGTCCGCCGGGTGGAGCTCGGGCCGCCGGTCAGCGCCCGGGGCTACGAACTGACCGACAGCGGCCGGGAGCTCGAACCGGTGCTGATCGAGCTGGCCCGCTGGGGCGCGCGCCGGGCGACACTGGGCGGCGCCGAGATGAGCACCGACGCGTTCATGCTGCTGCTCAAGGTTTTCTACCGGCCGCCCGCCCCGGACACACCGTCCCTGACGGTCCGGCTGGTCGCGGGCGTCGACGCGTTCGACATCATGGCCACGCCGTCCGGGGTGAGCGTGGCCCGCGGCGGACACTCGCAGGCGCACGCGACGGTGCGCGCCGACGTCCGTACGCTGCGGGCCCTGATCTTCACCGGCCTCACGGTGGCGGAGGCGGCCGACGCCGGCGACGTGCTGGTGACCGGTGACACCGACGCGGCCCAGCGGTTCTTCCGGCTTTTCGACAAGGGCCGCTAA